A region of [Bacteroides] pectinophilus DNA encodes the following proteins:
- a CDS encoding DUF2142 domain-containing protein, translated as MSDFIRTHKRILYILGLVFLSALFVVLGKKSIKTDKIENRVYSIHAHNDKETDNIYYQKLVKGDRVSQTFTPDTKVDGVSFEFHRGQGSELSGRTYMTITDKKSGAVVYEDAYDNNAFPMDTLVDFKLYDTNLTVGHEYEIAFTSDVENESNAPMLYLQDAGRYKGTFTVNGQEDTSRALCLGVFRHSQLPSKIFDAMMMLVILVVMLILIAMFVKSMPVHRICMLSCIGLGIIYMLIVAPGKGCDSAYHYEVAYSYANNVLFKGNPGGKLAMRADDYEFYKKNFRINDSYYGLMSADAYMDLNDTASLFVKDSSMVMTLIETGNENFVPYIPYIAGIAIGRLLHLGALPTVYLARLFGIIVFALIIGLAVKIIPAGKEALMLLALMPMTLQEYSAFSYDGMCIAAAFLFVACWLAFMHDRADRRTLIMWIVAAVLLGACKKGTYIFFLLLLVPVTRAHMTRKEKAAVGGSMIASAVVFNIISYAVVAAEAFGLRIMAADGGYLPGSSYTLSYAVEHPFKFILMCIGSIIEKADYYFGSIIGTHLSANIQTVPIAVVVPFFVLIIIAAMETFEDRTSDNRIIINTSERLAMLVSFFMSSLVMFFMMQVSTPVGWNIDGVTGRYFLPVLPLVVLCLYNCGVTVTKNTKEKVVAAFVCWHIAEVFYAVWAELVR; from the coding sequence ATGTCAGATTTTATACGCACGCACAAAAGAATATTGTACATATTGGGGCTGGTTTTTCTTTCAGCCCTTTTTGTGGTATTAGGGAAGAAAAGTATTAAGACTGATAAGATAGAGAACCGGGTATATTCCATCCATGCACACAATGATAAAGAGACCGACAATATTTATTATCAGAAGCTTGTAAAAGGTGACAGAGTGAGCCAGACGTTTACTCCCGATACAAAAGTTGACGGAGTGTCATTTGAATTCCACCGCGGACAGGGTTCGGAGCTTTCAGGTAGAACATATATGACAATCACCGACAAAAAGAGCGGAGCCGTCGTGTATGAGGATGCATATGATAACAATGCATTTCCGATGGATACACTTGTCGATTTTAAGCTGTATGATACTAATCTGACGGTTGGTCATGAATATGAGATAGCATTTACAAGTGATGTTGAAAATGAATCCAATGCACCGATGCTGTATCTGCAGGATGCAGGGCGATACAAGGGGACATTTACAGTCAACGGACAGGAGGATACATCCAGGGCGTTATGCCTTGGGGTGTTCAGACATTCGCAGCTTCCGTCAAAAATATTCGATGCGATGATGATGCTTGTCATATTAGTTGTCATGTTAATACTTATAGCGATGTTTGTTAAAAGTATGCCTGTACACAGAATATGCATGCTTTCCTGCATAGGACTTGGAATTATATATATGCTTATTGTTGCACCGGGTAAGGGCTGCGATTCGGCATATCATTATGAGGTTGCATATTCATATGCAAATAATGTCCTTTTTAAAGGCAATCCGGGAGGAAAGCTTGCAATGAGGGCGGATGATTATGAATTTTATAAAAAGAATTTCAGGATAAATGACAGCTACTATGGACTTATGTCTGCAGATGCATATATGGATCTCAACGATACGGCATCACTTTTTGTAAAAGACAGTTCAATGGTAATGACACTTATTGAAACGGGCAATGAGAATTTTGTCCCGTATATTCCTTATATAGCGGGAATTGCTATAGGACGGCTGCTCCACCTCGGGGCGCTGCCTACGGTATATCTTGCCAGACTGTTTGGAATTATTGTATTTGCACTGATCATAGGACTTGCGGTTAAGATTATTCCGGCTGGAAAAGAAGCGCTCATGCTTCTGGCGCTTATGCCAATGACACTTCAGGAGTATTCGGCATTCTCATACGACGGCATGTGTATTGCGGCTGCATTTCTGTTCGTCGCATGCTGGCTTGCATTCATGCATGACAGGGCAGACAGACGTACCCTTATAATGTGGATTGTGGCTGCGGTGCTGCTTGGTGCATGCAAGAAGGGCACATATATATTCTTCCTGCTTCTGCTTGTGCCTGTTACGCGTGCACATATGACACGGAAGGAAAAGGCTGCTGTTGGTGGAAGCATGATTGCGTCGGCAGTTGTGTTTAACATAATTTCATATGCAGTTGTTGCAGCTGAGGCATTTGGACTTAGGATAATGGCAGCTGACGGAGGTTATCTGCCGGGAAGCAGTTATACGCTGTCTTATGCGGTAGAGCATCCGTTTAAGTTTATCCTTATGTGCATAGGTTCGATAATTGAAAAAGCCGACTATTATTTTGGAAGCATTATCGGTACACATCTTAGTGCCAACATACAGACAGTTCCGATTGCAGTAGTTGTGCCATTCTTCGTATTGATAATAATTGCGGCGATGGAGACTTTTGAAGATAGAACTTCTGATAACCGCATTATAATAAATACATCGGAAAGACTTGCAATGCTTGTATCTTTCTTTATGTCAAGCCTTGTGATGTTCTTCATGATGCAGGTTTCAACACCTGTAGGGTGGAACATAGACGGAGTGACAGGAAGATATTTCCTTCCGGTACTTCCGCTGGTTGTCCTGTGTCTGTATAATTGTGGTGTTACAGTAACAAAGAACACCAAAGAAAAGGTTGTTGCGGCATTTGTCTGCTGGCATATTGCAGAGGTGTTTTATGCGGTGTGGGCCGAGCTGGTGCGGTGA